The sequence below is a genomic window from Anopheles cruzii chromosome 3, idAnoCruzAS_RS32_06, whole genome shotgun sequence.
AATCACTGATGTAGCACCATAAAActgtgttgcgtttgcgtaCGATacaccgcgtgtgtgtttattcCACTAGCGATCGCGGCACTATTAACTAGAGATCACGGCAGAAGATCCTGTCTTCCGTTAAGCACTAACGAATGAATTGAAGGTTAAAAATTTGATcttacatttttgtttaattccaacaacaaacaatgcatttgtaaaaataaaacaaccatTCGACGATCACAATGCTAATGTTTACCCCCGATCGCACGGCAATCGCTAACagcaaaaaatataaacaagaTCCCAAAAGCTACTACAAAGCTACTAATAAAACAAGTCGATTCTCCGACACGGTTGGGTGCGATAGAAGATCATCAGAAGGACGTTTGTACAGAgagtgaaaaaaacaaaaaaaggatccgGTCGACACTGCGCCAGCTGCACGTGTTGTCATTTGAAGTGCGTCAAAATGCGCTGCAGAggccagtgagagagaggcGTCCTGTAGCAGCTTTGAGCCCAAAGATCGCTACCGTCGTCTCACTTTTCCTCACAACAAAGCTCACTATGGTGAGGTAGACGCGAAAAGTCTCACTCGGGCTCATCGAAGAGCGAGCGGCGCACTTCTCTTTCTACCATTTTGCTCCACCACAGCAGGCAGCTCGCGAAAGATGCTCTCTCATTGCTTTCCTTTTGGTCATTCACTTCGAACATAAATTAGGATGATTTTTATGCTTATTCGTTCCATTCCACACACAAGAACTACGTCGAAACGGCTCGTTATCGAACCACCGATGGCATCTGTCACCGCCGGGCATTGGAACGAGGGAaaattttcattcttttcacGAGACCACAATGCTCATTTggcacgtacacacacacacacacacgcacagttGGCGCTCGCTCGAAAAGATGCTTTCATCTCGCACAACACAACGTTCTATGTATTTATGCTGTGAGCATAacgcacgcacaaacacacgcacacccatgCACATAATCATGCGCGCGCACTCACACCGAGATGCACTGAACGAACGATGGTCGGTCGAAGGCAACGGTGCTTTGGTAACCAAGGAAAGAGGGAAGGCAGGCCCTTTAGACTTTGACTTTGTGCGATGCGGGCACTTTAAAAGCTCCACCGAGAGGCTGGGCTCACTCCGATGCACACGCACCctcacgatgcgatgcgatgtttTGGCCGTGCCAATTCATCAGCATCAGCTCCTCGCGTGAACACTACGGTTTGCGCTTTGTTTCGATCCGTACGAAGGACGGGTTGGGTTATATATTGTTGCACGACCACACCAAAcactcgatgatgatgatgatgatgcacctGATCAGCGAAACGTGGACCCGGGAACGTCCAGTGAGCACGGATCGTGCAGCACGATGCGCGGCGAGGACAATCGATAAAACGCCACGGACGGCGAACGAGCACACACCGTGGACAGACAATGGCGGCGCGAACACCTTTCttgcccgtgccgtgccgagagAGCCTCTCGGATTAGAATGTCACCTTAGCGTGCAGCGGGCTGGCGGCGGGCCcgtgacggacggacggatgttGGCTGGCCGCATCGCACCGCAACTCACCTCGAACGGCCGAACGCGGCGGACATGAGTGATGGATAAATGGACTGCTTTGCTACCGCTCGAgaggaaaaaacacacatttgCTTTCGCCCAGCAGCATCGGACAGCAGCTGAGGCACACGAAACGCGGAGCAAACGACACCACCGAAACGAGTGACGTCAACTAACTGCGAAAATGGAGTACGGCTGAGCGCAGCGACACCACGGCGATCGAACCGTTTCCTGAGTCGAACCCCACGAATCACGTGAATCACCTGCCGTCGTTGTCCCTGTTCCACGCACGCCCGCCAGAGGCCAGTgcgagcagcaccaccgatGACTGGCACTAACTGCGATAGGGCTGTGCGGCAGAAGCGAATGGAATGTTCGAAACTGTGAGCGGTGTTCGAAACTCAAATTGGCTCACAGTCAGCCAAAGTATTGTGCTACAAACAATGCTGGGCAACCTATTAGCATCCCCCGTTCAAACTAAAAGCATCTTTATATAAAAGACGAAACATTTTGAAATTCCGCCATGTGCTCTTCTCCGAGAAACGGACTGCAGGGAAAGTGGTGCTGTCAGTTTtgaattttgacgtttcgcttGGGTAACTTTTCGTTTTGAGTCACTTTTGACGCTTCGAGCGAGTGTGTTTTGGTTCGCAGAAGCTGGTGTCTAGCGCGCGCCAACAACCTCCGGATTCTGCTGGCCCGTGGCACGCGACAATCCCGTGCAATCCGTCAGTTAACTAGGATAGTCGCGCGTTCAAAGTTCAGCAATAGCAGTGGCATCTGTTTCGGGGCTGCGTTGCTGTTACTTATCTTCAAAACTTCAAACGTGATAGCAGCTCGTTGGTCGCTGATAATCGAACCCTTCCGAGAGGAATCGGcgcgcgaacgaacggaccCTGAAGTTATTTCTTCGCGCGGATGAGCTCTAAAATAAACCACGCTTCAAGGACACGACCAACCCTGTTTTTTCGGTGAAAACCATCGCGTGGGCAGTGAAAAGTCGGTCATTAAAATCCTAGTAACCTAGTGCGCGGCCCAGTGCGGTTGGTGTtgctttttctctctctcgcagtGCAACTGAgatggtgtgcgtgtgacagcgagtgagcgagagcgcgTAAAGGACTGGTGAGCAGTGAGCAAAGAGGAACGATAAACCCACAGCACTGCCGGGTCGACGGGAGCAAGCGAGACGGGCAGAGGTGCCAAGCGCGAGATAATCATAAAAGGATACGATCGTGGTCTGATAAAAAGCACGACcaaaacgacgacgaattTTGcacagcagagcagagaaGAGTTTCCTTTGGGCCGCGATTTGCCCAAGTCTGATCTCCCCCCGGTGCGTGTGACCGTTCTGCTCACGACGTCGGTGGAATTGCAGTCATCTTTATAACTCTCGTTATCGGCCGGACCACAGCGAGGGAAGTCGGTGCGGTTAGGGGGGCGGTGTACAACCTCAACCCCCCGGGAAGAACGGATGAAGGTCGTTGTcttcgttgccgttgccgccgtcATCGTTACCCGTGACAGACCGTGATAGGGCCGGCCCCTGAAGGATCGCCAGACGGTGCGCACCCACTGGGGACTTCCTTCCTTAGGTGCTCGATACCAGCATGGTGGTTAGTTCCGCACTTGCGTCGACATCCAGACGTTCACTTTCCTGTGTGTCCACCAGTTGACAGTAGCGCCACAAgtgaaaacagagaaaaagaaaaaggacacacggaagcagctgttgctgccgctgcctctGGCAGGTGTGTCTCTAATCCGGGATATAATCGCATCAGCGCGCAGCCCGGGAGTGGTGGTCGGGCGTTGCACTCTCCGCTGTGGTCACGTTCCGGCCCCGGATTCGCTGGACCGCAAGTTGTTCGAcgagtaaaaaaaacattgcccCCAACGAGATGACAACAGCTGCGACCGGTAAGAAGATGCgcgtggtggcgctggtgagCGGGGGAAAGGACAGCACGTACAACATGATGCAGGTGACGGCCGAAGGTCACGAGGTGGTCGCCCTGGCCAACCTGCACCCCAAGGATCGGGACGAACTGGACAGCTACATGTACCAGACGGTTGGCCATCAGGGCATCGAGAAGCTGGCCCAGGCGATGGAACTGCCGCTCTACCGGCGGATGACCCGGGGCAACTCGATCAATACCAAGGGCCACTACGAACCAacggaggacgacgaggtgGAGGATCTGTACGAGCTGCTGGCGATGGTGCAACGGGAGCAGCACATCGAAGCCGTCGCCGTTGGCGCCATTCTTTCCGACTATCAGCGCGTCCGCGTTGAAAATGTGTAAGTGTGTGTATacatgcatgtgtgtgtgtgctaatgGCTTCCGATGCAACTGCGTGCGTATGTTTGTTGCGTCGCTTATCTTATCACGACGGATCATCTGGGATCGAGGCAAATCTCTGCATCGGTGTCtccgctctctgtctctaacaggcactctctcgctcgacACGATGCCCGCATATTTGTCTTCTTTTATGGCGCGGCGTCATGCACGTGCTCTATACCAAAGCATGCCGTGCGTTGCGGTTCCACAAATTGTTGAGACACACTCGTGACCATCGTGAAGGCTGTAAAATGTGAATCAAAGCAATCCGTGCTAGGGTGATGAATTCCTCGAACGTGATGCGATTGAATGAAAATAGCAAATCATGCGCGGTCCGGAAAGATGGTCacttgtttactttttttttgtagtagAATAGGGTATTGTAATAGGTGTACGTTACAGCTACACACTGTCTCGTGTTGCACatattttttgtgtaaatCATAGTTTCTTTGGATGAGAAAGTAAATAGCTGCAGAAATATATAGCTTTACAAACTGCGCATATTCTATGTTTGCAATGAGTCACCTTTTCAAACGGCTGACTTTTGAGAGATGTTGCCCTGAAAAATTGCCAAGCGACACCAGAAAAGCCTGATTCAACATGTCTTGGTCGGTTTACTTCTCAATACAATGTTCCACCTGTCGCCGGTACAACGTGTACAACGAACACGGTCCGTGGAGTGGCGTGCTGTTTATGACCGGCCGTTATCTAGCCGGTTTCAATCAGCCGGCTGGCTTATCACCGGAGATacatttgctttgctttgctgctgTAATCACTAATGACATTTCACTACATTGTTCTCcatgaaaatgtttcattgtCGTTTGACCCCTCCTCCCCGGCACAGATGCGCCCGACTGAACCTTGTCTCGCTGGCATACCTGTGGCGCCGCGACCAAAccgagctgctgcaggaaATGATCGATTGCCAGGTGCACGCTATCATCATCAAGGTGGCCGCCCTCGGGCTCATGCCGGACCGGCATCTTGGCAAATCGCTCAAAGAGATGCAGCCCCATCTGCAGCTGATGCGGGACAAGTACGGGCTGAACGTGTGTGGCGAGGGGGGTGAATACGAGACGTTTACGCTGGACTGTCCTCTGTTCCGCTGCCGGATCGTGGTCGACGACGTGCAAACGGTGATCAGCTCGGCCGATCCGGTGTGTCCGGTCGGGTATCTGAACTTCACCAAACTTCGCTTGGTGCCGAAGGAGCGGATCGAAGCGGTGGTGATTAAAAATTCGCTCGACTTCATCCACGATCTGAACGAGTCGAGCTACAGCGACCTGAGCGATCCGGATCTGAGCGAGACCGAGCTGGAGCTGATCGAGCGGAACAGTTGTAGCGGTGCTGCGATGGTGGCGGCCGTTTCCCGTGGTGCCATGCGCAACTCGTTCAGCAAGGATGATCTGTGTGGtattggcggcggcgccgtaGTTCTGTCACGCAGCAATAGCATCACGAAGGAACTGAGCGGTAGTGGCGCTGCTGGAAGCACAAGTCTCGAGGCGTCAGTGGGCGGTTCAGTGGGTCTTTCCCGATCACCCGTGCGCATCATCACGAAAACGCGAGCGAGCATATCGACCAGCGAGGTGGGGTCCGTTTCCGGTGATGGACCCATGCCGGAACTTCCCCCCTTTCACTACGCCCGCGAAAGTCGCCCACTGACCAACACTCCGCGGGCGATCGTCAACTCGAAAGGCTGGATGTGGGTCGCCGGGGTTCAGGGCAACGGCGACGAGGATTCCCGCGAGGCGATGGCCAGTGCCCTACGCACCTTAGAAGGTACACCGAGTGGCGCTCACCGGCGGTCGACAATAATAACAAAGCTCCTCTTGTTCAATAATTTTTCCACAGAAATGGTCCAATCGCGTGGGTTCACGCTCCGACAAATTTGCTACATTACTCTGTACGTGCAAAATATGGCCGAGTACGGTGCGATGAACGAAATCTACTCGACGGTGTTCGATTTTGCCAACCCTCCGACTAGGGTTCGTTTCGACAAAACTCGGTAAATAAGGTTTACGGTGCTGAATAATGTCCTTTGTCCATTCTATGCTTCGCAGGTGTGTGTCGAATGTCCCCTACCAGCCGATTGCGCCGTCGTTCTCGAGGCCGTTGCTTACAATCCCATCTCCAGTGGTAAGTGTTTCGCGTCCGCCAAATGCCAAATAGTTCTCTGCTGTGCTAACGGAGTGTATCGGTCCCGTTTTTGCACCTTGTTTGCAGCTTCAGAGATCGAGCACAGACGCCACACGATGCACGTGCAAGGAATTTCTCACTGGGCCCCGGCCAACATCGGAACCTACAGCCAATCGACGAAGGTAAGCACACACATCACCGCCTGAGATGAAGATATTTTATCCCCGTACTACTTTCGATAGGTTGGCCACATAACGTACATCTCCGGCCAGATCGCGCTGGTACCGGGTAGCATGACCATCATCGAGGGTGGTATCAAGCAGCAGTGCAAGTTGACGCTGCGCCACCTAAGCCGGATAGCGAAGGCGATGAATGCGCAGGGTGGCCAGCTGCGGGACGTGGTGCAGGGTATCTGCTTCGTAACGCACCCGGCCTACATCTACGAAGCGCGGCGCCAGTGGGAACGACGGACAGCGAACGCCATCATCGACTACATTGTCGTGCCGGCGCTGCCCCGTGGCGCCCTGGTCGAGTGGCAGGTGTGGGCCCACTCGCATAACGATAAGTTCGATTGTAAGTTGCGTGGCATCGTTGCGTCTGCTTTCGGTCATCATCCATAACTTTCTATCGCCCCCTTTCTGCCAGACGAAGAAACGGGATGTTCGATCGGCGAGTACTCGATTtcgatccggcggcggtggaactACG
It includes:
- the LOC128275670 gene encoding uncharacterized protein LOC128275670 isoform X1 produces the protein MTTAATGKKMRVVALVSGGKDSTYNMMQVTAEGHEVVALANLHPKDRDELDSYMYQTVGHQGIEKLAQAMELPLYRRMTRGNSINTKGHYEPTEDDEVEDLYELLAMVQREQHIEAVAVGAILSDYQRVRVENVCARLNLVSLAYLWRRDQTELLQEMIDCQVHAIIIKVAALGLMPDRHLGKSLKEMQPHLQLMRDKYGLNVCGEGGEYETFTLDCPLFRCRIVVDDVQTVISSADPVCPVGYLNFTKLRLVPKERIEAVVIKNSLDFIHDLNESSYSDLSDPDLSETELELIERNSCSGAAMVAAVSRGAMRNSFSKDDLCGIGGGAVVLSRSNSITKELSGSGAAGSTSLEASVGGSVGLSRSPVRIITKTRASISTSEVGSVSGDGPMPELPPFHYARESRPLTNTPRAIVNSKGWMWVAGVQGNGDEDSREAMASALRTLEEMVQSRGFTLRQICYITLYVQNMAEYGAMNEIYSTVFDFANPPTRVCVECPLPADCAVVLEAVAYNPISSGKCFASAKCQIVLCCANGVYRSRFCTLFAASEIEHRRHTMHVQGISHWAPANIGTYSQSTKVGHITYISGQIALVPGSMTIIEGGIKQQCKLTLRHLSRIAKAMNAQGGQLRDVVQGICFVTHPAYIYEARRQWERRTANAIIDYIVVPALPRGALVEWQVWAHSHNDKFDYEETGCSIGEYSISIRRRWNYENNCSSIVCYVSTGLATSTTKLTELTDDYLHHHGQLAQRISQEQIHDTIAYALRKLLQDYAGHGTASTSPTAGGADSSGHNNPSSTNTTNTSDTNTNDDSVAEHRNDEEQPQQQRPPREPTPVKPAVHLRVFYQVDAITSVQFLLEAIESFLQSPANVARIAYTVIPACHLQNFSTFISICGLRHHE
- the LOC128275670 gene encoding uncharacterized protein LOC128275670 isoform X2, whose translation is MTTAATGKKMRVVALVSGGKDSTYNMMQVTAEGHEVVALANLHPKDRDELDSYMYQTVGHQGIEKLAQAMELPLYRRMTRGNSINTKGHYEPTEDDEVEDLYELLAMVQREQHIEAVAVGAILSDYQRVRVENVCARLNLVSLAYLWRRDQTELLQEMIDCQVHAIIIKVAALGLMPDRHLGKSLKEMQPHLQLMRDKYGLNVCGEGGEYETFTLDCPLFRCRIVVDDVQTVISSADPVCPVGYLNFTKLRLVPKERIEAVVIKNSLDFIHDLNESSYSDLSDPDLSETELELIERNSCSGAAMVAAVSRGAMRNSFSKDDLCGIGGGAVVLSRSNSITKELSGSGAAGSTSLEASVGGSVGLSRSPVRIITKTRASISTSEVGSVSGDGPMPELPPFHYARESRPLTNTPRAIVNSKGWMWVAGVQGNGDEDSREAMASALRTLEEMVQSRGFTLRQICYITLYVQNMAEYGAMNEIYSTVFDFANPPTRVCVECPLPADCAVVLEAVAYNPISSASEIEHRRHTMHVQGISHWAPANIGTYSQSTKVGHITYISGQIALVPGSMTIIEGGIKQQCKLTLRHLSRIAKAMNAQGGQLRDVVQGICFVTHPAYIYEARRQWERRTANAIIDYIVVPALPRGALVEWQVWAHSHNDKFDYEETGCSIGEYSISIRRRWNYENNCSSIVCYVSTGLATSTTKLTELTDDYLHHHGQLAQRISQEQIHDTIAYALRKLLQDYAGHGTASTSPTAGGADSSGHNNPSSTNTTNTSDTNTNDDSVAEHRNDEEQPQQQRPPREPTPVKPAVHLRVFYQVDAITSVQFLLEAIESFLQSPANVARIAYTVIPACHLQNFSTFISICGLRHHE
- the LOC128275670 gene encoding uncharacterized protein LOC128275670 isoform X3 codes for the protein MTTAATGKKMRVVALVSGGKDSTYNMMQVTAEGHEVVALANLHPKDRDELDSYMYQTVGHQGIEKLAQAMELPLYRRMTRGNSINTKGHYEPTEDDEVEDLYELLAMVQREQHIEAVAVGAILSDYQRVRVENVCARLNLVSLAYLWRRDQTELLQEMIDCQVHAIIIKVAALGLMPDRHLGKSLKEMQPHLQLMRDKYGLNVCGEGGEYETFTLDCPLFRCRIVVDDVQTVISSADPVCPVGYLNFTKLRLVPKERIEAVVIKNSLDFIHDLNESSYSDLSDPDLSETELELIERNSCSGAAMVAAVSRGAMRNSFSKDDLCGIGGGAVVLSRSNSITKELSGSGAAGSTSLEASVGGSVGLSRSPVRIITKTRASISTSEVGSVSGDGPMPELPPFHYARESRPLTNTPRAIVNSKGWMWVAGVQGNGDEDSREAMASALRTLEEMVQSRGFTLRQICYITLYVQNMAEYGAMNEIYSTVFDFANPPTRVCVECPLPADCAVVLEAVAYNPISSGKCFASAKCQIVLCCANGVYRSRFCTLFAASEIEHRRHTMHVQGISHWAPANIGTYSQSTKVGHITYISGQIALVPGSMTIIEGGIKQQCKLTLRHLSRIAKAMNAQGGQLRDVVQGICFVTHPAYIYEARRQWERRTANAIIDYIVVPALPRGALVEWQVWAHSHNDKFDYEETGCSIGEYSISIRRRWNYENNCSSIVCYVSTGLATSTTKLTELTDDYLHHHGQLAQRISQEQIHDTIAYALRKLLQDYAGHGTASTSPTAGGRPPREPTPVKPAVHLRVFYQVDAITSVQFLLEAIESFLQSPANVARIAYTVIPACHLQNFSTFISICGLRHHE